One segment of Carya illinoinensis cultivar Pawnee chromosome 13, C.illinoinensisPawnee_v1, whole genome shotgun sequence DNA contains the following:
- the LOC122292815 gene encoding NAC domain-containing protein 19-like, whose protein sequence is MTSLSEKSPAMEVENAKERKPIIMDAVNTTQSFANNSREQPQLALDGTTPESNHSSLIATNNIAAAHDQGFPADIDDESNNFNSNSKIQELEVLSTFSPGFRFCPTDEELIVFYLQKKVLNQPLPLNKIVEVNLYAYNPDFLAAKYEDYQEDQLYIFTPRDRKYRNGSRPNRAAGDGYWKATGADRQIKSNETVVGYRKSLVFYIGKAPKGDKTDWIMHEFRVEDSPCTKRGSNGMRLDDWVLCRIYKKFVKSTKTQTEDDFHAMVGSTSLQDDHDGVDDEHVDQMNCGILEGAAIADVEVPIIGARDNMQITTSTFQNGFLQPESAAQWTNAHALGIGATSNGYFQVVGGNYSSPPPLPATMVPPIGFMSNWVYNSTDQTVFGSNYLNEPSEFQDISWMSLPSQFDGSSDGFRQESNEHLPGSFPNINPDGGED, encoded by the exons ATGACTTCTCTTTCAGAGAAGAGTCCGGCTATGGAGGTTGAGAATGCCAAGGAACGTAAACCGATTATCATGGATGCTGTTAATACCACCCAATCATTCGCCAATAACTCTAGAGAGCAACCCCAATTAGCCCTCGACGGTACTACACCAGAGAGCAATCACAGTTCATTGATCGCAACGAATAATATTGCAGCTGCTCATGATCAAGGGTTTCCTGCAGATATCGATGATGAGTCAAACAATTTCAACAGCAACAGCAAGATTCAGGAACTAGAAGTTCTTTCCACATTCTCTCCTGGGTTCAGATTCTGCCCAACAGACGAAGAGCTCATCGTTTTTTACTTGCAGAAGAAAGTATTGAACCAGCCCCTGCCACTTAACAAAATCGTGGAGGTTAACCTATATGCATATAACCCAGATTTTCTTGCAG CAAAATACGAGGATTATCAAGAAGATCAATTATACATTTTTACCCCAAGAGATCGAAAGTATCGAAATGGAAGCCGGCCAAATCGAGCGGCTGGTGATGGATATTGGAAAGCCACCGGAGCTGACAGGCAAATCAAATCCAATGAAACCGTAGTTGGGTATAGGAAGTCATTGGTTTTTTATATAGGAAAGGCTCCAAAGGGTGACAAGACCGACTGGATTATGCACGAATTTAGAGTTGAGGATTCACCCTGTACAAAAAGGGGCTCAAATGGCATGAGG TTGGATGACTGGGTCTTAtgcagaatttataaaaaatttgttaaaTCAACAAAAACGCAAACTGAAGATGACTTTCATGCGATGGTTGGTTCAACTTCTCTGCAAGATGATCATGATGGGGTGGATGATGAGCATGTAGATCAGATGAATTGTGGAATTCTCGAAGGTGCCGCCATTGCTGATGTTGAAGTACCAATAATAGGCGCCAGGGATAATATGCAGATCACCACTAGTACCTTTCAAAATGGGTTCCTGCAGCCAGAATCTGCTGCTCAATGGACTAACGCTCATGCTCTCGGTATAGGGGCTACTTCCAATGGCTACTTCCAAGTAGTGGGTGGGAATTATTCAagtcctcctcctcttcctgcCACGATGGTTCCACCTATTGGGTTTATGTCCAACTGGGTGTACAATTCCACAGATCAGACAGTCTTTGGGTCTAACTATCTAAATGAACCGAGTGAATTCCAAGATATTTCGTGGATGAGTTTGCCATCGCAATTTGATGGTAGCAGCGATGGCTTTCGCCAAGAGTCTAATGAGCATCTTCCCGGTAGTTTCCCAAATATTAATCCTGATGGCGGTGAGGACTGA